Genomic DNA from Gossypium hirsutum isolate 1008001.06 chromosome A01, Gossypium_hirsutum_v2.1, whole genome shotgun sequence:
GAGTTTCAATACAAAATCATCTAGGAATAATCTTGAAAAGATATGGTTTACTTCAAGTGTTGTGGTAATCTACTCTTAAAACAGATTTTGACTTCCTTTctttaattgaaaaatatcaaaaagtAGTTTTGTTCAAAAATAACTTTTGATGTCCCTTTTTTCAGTTGAACAAGATAAAAATGAGGCTTTCTTCTGAATTGATATGGTattctttaggaatttttcaagtttttctatttcttcaaaaattttaatggGAATTTCTAGTCTTTAGAATCTGCTCATCAAGATTCTTAGAAATCTTCAATTTCAACTTTTGAACAGGTTAGAGGTGACCTCTTTTACAATGTTAAATGGAGTTATCTAAACTCTTCATTTAAGTGATCTacagatatttaaatttttttatatattatttatcttatatcaatttgataaatgagagataaaataatcattgaatattatcaattaattaatttaatttatttagtgataatataaaaatttattatttatttattaattaatttaaaataattagaaaaaacaGTTATGTGATATTATGTGAAGCACTTTATAATTAgtcaaaaagaatttttttttttcatttacacAGCGTTGTATGTTCTATCATCAATTCATCATCACTATTATAGGTTTTACATATGAAATAAACCCATCTAGTTAAGAATCAATAGAACTTGTTTCCATCCCATACCAAAATACCTAATATCTGTGGAGCCCAATTAGGTTCTTTCAAATTCTGATCAATGAAGCAATTTATAAGTTCGGGATTGAACtagttttcttaaaataaaaaaaaaaaaagaaaagaagaatttaTGGTGGGTAAAGCTTGCCTGCCAAAAGTTGATACTTTTGTGTGATAGGGGCAAAAGTTGACTGATATTTTAGGTATGTGAATGTGGTTGATGGTTATAAGTCAAGAACTTCCATTATTCCCCTtggataaaaaaaaaatcatctctaATCATTATATTAGCTCAAGGAAATTTCTCTATGCTTTATTAATTAACCCTTTGCTCAGCTTGGGTCACATATCTAAATATCACTACTCTCTAAAAATACATGTTCACATAGATATTAGTTTATTAAGGGGTCAAAACAAGTTTCTACCAAAGACAAATAAAGCAGAAGTACCAGAAAGGAATTTATACGACTCTAATTAATTAGCCCATATTCATTTCTCAAGCAAATCTTTACGTATTATAAGAAAATTATTGGGTATAGTATAACATtgttttaattgattaaaaatcCGAGTTTGTCTGTATAATTCCATGCATGATGGGAGCTTGTTATATAACAATCGAAATCAAGGTACCGTCACCCTATAAAGTAAATTGATTATTCGAAAAAATATTGTTCATAATCTTTGTCACTGAGAATATGCTAATTAAAGATAGGAAATGTTGAATCTTAAATAAGTGATGCACTTTTGTAAACCATTGAGGTAAGCTTTTTTAAAACGTAACCATGATTCATCATTTTCAAATGGTGGAAGTGAATAAGACCCAAAAAccagtttttttatatatacctTTAATAATTGAATGTGCTTAATTTAATGCACGAATGAATTATATCGTTTCCTTTTCaaccttttcttcttttctttttctaaagggttaatgtattatttatcaCCTAATTGTTATTTGGTATAATGCTTTATTTGGTctttcaactttataaaaaaattattttagtcttatatttaatttttttttatcttttttaacccTTCAACTTGTATTATTTTTCAAATCACccttaaaataaatagaaaagttAACGTATGTTAAGTTTATTGATGTGACATCTACATGGCAATCTACATGTATACCACGTTAgaaactaattaatttttaaaaatttaaaactattttttatatttttatattttttaaaattttaaaaaatcaattaattgttGGTGTGACATCAACAAAGTTAGCATATGTTAACTTTTTTATCCATTTTGAAgttgatttgacaaacaatgcaaatttaagggctaaaagaGGTCAAAATTAAATAGAGGActaaattaacttttttaaaaaaaatttggagggCCAAACAAGTCATTATGCCTTATCACTTTAgtacttaaagaattttttttatcaatttggtacctaaagttTCCTATCATGTATCACATTGACCCAAGGCAATTATACGAGGTAACTTGATATATGATTAGAAACTTTAGGTTCCAAActgatacaaaaaaaaattagatgccAACTTAATAATTGGTGCAACTTTGGGGGCTAAATAATGCATTACTAAAAGTATTTTCATGACCGTTTTATAATTCATGAAGACTAATCCTTTCAGAGTTTGTGACTACCCCCTCAACTttcaaagctcaaatttgaaTTCTCTTCTTACTAATGGAATATACCTTAGCATTACACTTAacacttttgatttttttttccttcctatATTTGATCCTttatgaaacttttttttttaaaaaatgatgtgATTGTtgcaataaataaattaatcattattgCCAACGAAgaatattcaaattttaacaataaaacttttttttctctAATAAGAAAACCGACAtgatataaaacaaaatttacatTTGTAGAACATTGTTGAAAGGGGAAAAAAATTTATGGTAGTGTAATtggtttaaattataatttcttaatttttttatttgcatcatttttgttatatttatagacataatatatactaaaaattctatcacacgtgtatgcgtgtggaaatcacatttttaaaatGCATGGATGTGTTTATAAATAACAtgtaataaataatgaaatgtaagattcggaattaataataataacaacgcATATGTAATATgtgcaaaattaaaataaaaaattttaaattatgagtaaaacgaaatttaaatatgtaaatatatcatattaagaatattaaatgcactcCAATTGTTTATCATAACATTGTCGTTTTTCTTGAGTTAATATCAAGTTAACTTCTGACACTAACTCAttcaacaacattattaataagaTTATGACATACCTATTATGTGGGTGAAAGTACttacataatatatttattaagaattaatatagaatttaaatgGTTACTAATGGAAAAGTTGATAGAGTATATGTTTAGTGTTTTGGGTATAACCATGTTTTTTTctctagattttatataaaaagacaaaaatacccttcaattaatatttattgttttgttaaaataaaagtattttggtaatttaaagTCGGGACCCGATTATGGGTGACATCTACTCAGTCGGAACttatatatatagtatagataGATATAGTAGGATTAACATACTATTTGGCATAtgagtttttttaatttagtacttgAATTTTCTTCCCCAATTTAGTGgctatattttttttactaaagcaTAGTTGTCAAATATTCATTAAATCATGTGATGTAGTTTGATTTAAAATACTAAATTGaattctaaaactaaatttaaatatcaaataaaaattacaaataaattcaaatattaaattaaatataaaattaaacacaattactaaatgatatattaatcCTAGATAATAGTATGAATAATCAATTGCATTAAGGTTGGTATTTAAATCTCTAATGATAAGTACGGTCCATTTCTAGATCCTAAAATAGCAACCTCATTGGCTTGTCTAAATAAATGAGTGAGTTCATGCTCTTGAAACTGTGGTGGTCCTGCAATATACAAAAGAATACAGGATAAAGGATAATGGGCAAGCTGGTGTCCATCTCTGAGTACAGAGTGGCAGTGCGGCCAATTTGATATTGTAGTACCAAAGCAACCCATTTACGAAGTTTGGAGACGCACATGCAACTTTTCTTTGCTAACCCCTTAATTTTGACCCCATTTGCCTTTTTGCCTTAATTGTCTCAACCATGGGAATTAGGGACTTTCCGATCAAAGAATTACATAATGATTGCAACTAAAGAAATAATAACTCAATGTGAATATAAAACGGCTacaaagtgtatatatatatctaatgaTGATATTAGAAAAGAAATGAATATCatgatgttattttattattgttagaAATGAAATAGATTCATCAATTAAATTGAAAATCGATTGGTATATCTATTCAGACAAAAAGAGTAAAATCAGTTTTTTAAGTAAACTAATCTAAACCAATTAAATTAAGATAAGAAGTTAATTGAGCCGATCGGATCGATTGAACCGAAAATTGGTGGCAAGTTCGATTTGACCATCGATTCGATTTCAAAATCATGCattgtaattaataaaataaagttatttgtttttatctttaaatattttatttcaactatGTTGAAATTTACATAataacaaaaatgttaaaaaaaagtcATTCTCTGAAATTAGAAGTAAAAATTTTGGTAGATAAGGATCCCGTAAAAACTTCTTTAGAGGAATGGGCTAGGCCGGGCCATTTCTCAAGAACAATAGCTAAGAGACCCGATACTACCACTTGGATCTGGAACCTACATGTCGATGCTCATAATTTCAATAGCCATACCAGTGGTTTGGAGAAGATCTCTTGCAAATTATTTAGTACACATTTCAGCCAACTCTCCATCATCTAACTTTGGCTGAGTAGCATGTATTTCCACAATGCTCGTTTTTCCGATTATGAAGCATGGCTCAGCAATCCTACTCACATTGGACCCCAGTGCTCAAGTGGTTTGGCATTTATTTCCAGTACTTTTATTTATAGGAATTTGGCATttctatttttaagattttaaaatttaagtctaactgttaataatattttgtttaagtTTAGGTTCATTACAACATCTTTTTAGTTACATTGCTACaaagtaagtattttttttttaatttcaaaatgtcataccaacaaatttaacaaaaagaataatagtattaacaattggacttgaatttcaaattttgaaaagtaagactaaaatcccaaaaataaagaatagaataactaaatttgaaatttattaaaagtaCATAAACCTATGGTATATCTTTAACATAACAAaaatgatgcatcacatgtaaagctatatatattcaaaatctaACAAACTTAACAAGGGGTatataaataattcataaattaCACCAATAGACGCTCAAATTTGATGCaactgacaaaacagtcactctaATTTCAATTCAGCCACTCAACTTTTGAAAAGTAACAAATTAGTCCTACTAACCATTTTTCGTTACCGACGAACGGAAAAGTGACATGGCATTTAACAAGTTACTATTGTAATTTAACCGACCAGTTGGAGGGTCTTtacttttctctttcttcttgtctttcttcttcttctttttcttcttatctTTACTTCGCATCTGCCCCTTTTAGCCACTCAAGATACATACCTCTCTAGATTTGGTTTTTGGATGTTTCAACATTTTTCTTGTTTATCTATTCTACCCATTTCTTTTTATGTCTGCTTGCTACTATAAAGGTTCCATTTTTATTGATCCTTTCTTTGGGAATTTGAATCTGGTTTTTTTTCTTGGTTTGTAAAGTGATCTGTAGATACTCCTCCAAGAACGAATAAcaagttctattttttttttggctaATAACATAATTATAGTTTAGATTTAAGGGAAGATATCAATATATTTCAAGAAGCATGTGCTTCTCTTTCATTCCCTTTAAATCATCTTCATAAAACTATTCCTTTGTATTGGTCTAGTAGCAACTTCTTAGTTTCCTTCTTATAATAATTCAAGTTTGTAATGGTTTGTCCTCTAGGTCGTAGGGGTTGTAATGATGATTGGAGAGTGGTTGAATCTAGTAGCAATGGAGTTTCTGCTCCCTACAGTAGTGTAGTATGATTAATTATGCAAGGTTACAATGTCGCACTAGGTTTGGAAAATGTTTTTgatatctaaatccatttcttaTACGCATGTGTATGTCATCGGTCTATATTAACCATCTTCTTCAAAGTGAAATAGGTATAGGGAGTAAGAAAATGCTAAGGGTACGAAAAAACTTGTGTTGATTTATCATTGAAACCTTTTATGCTACCACTATTTTTCCTGCTATTATATTTGCTTGAAATGTCAATTTTCTCatacaattgaatcaaattagTATAACTTCTTTTTGGGTTTCGTTGTGGTTTAATTTTCTCTTCCTTTTAACATATGAAGGTAGTGAAAGTATTCGGAATCAAGTTAGTTGAAGGACACAAATTCATCCTTGCATAAAAGTCAGATCACTTTTttgtttgaaactttgaacatcatGCTTCTACTATCAGAAGTTTTGTTCTAAACTTGCTTTTATGTGTAATGCTAGTAGTTGTAATATAACAACCATCATGTTCTGTATTTTAATGAATCATATAGGTTGTTCATGTTTGGCTATATTTTGTCCGTGTTTATTTATATCCAGCATTCTTTTAGGGAATTTGCTAAAAAATCAGGAGGGACTTACATTCGAGTTTCAGTTTGTGGCAAAGGGTTCTAAGTTCCAAGGTATATTTGATTCAATTGTCAGTAGAGGAAAAAAGGTGAAGAAGGAAGAACTGCATTTCAAAGCGAAAGTGAAAGATATGGAGCCAAACcatgagaaggaagaaaagatgacCAAATCAGTAGAGAAGGAAAACTCGAAGCATAAAGAGGATAAGGGACTAAAACATAAAGAGAAGGATAAGGAAAAACACGAGGATAGTGAAATTGGAGAAATGAAGAATAAAGAGGAGAAAAAGGAGAACAAAGAGAAGATGTACAAAGATGAAAAAGGTGATGAGAACacagagaagaaaaaagaaaaagacaaggaGGTGGAGATGAAGAAAGAAGGAAATCATGAGGATAAAAAAGTGGTAAAagaatagaagaaaaagaaaaaaaataaaagaagcatAAGGAGAAAGaggtcgagggag
This window encodes:
- the LOC121215635 gene encoding nucleolar protein 58-like: MCRRFKDGLNKDIKVFVGILELKEFIVLVDWDCKAEELIKEKRKAEDETRNLKKGPTSSAFPPQSRKSRNLYSRSHVSARHSYGNFSRGRSSRNAGNKASSKNVVRDSAFKSEARAPAKALARAYAIRAREDASSPNVITDIFSLYDLNVIALIDPGRRGCNDDWRVVESSSNGVSAPYSSVEGLTFEFQFVAKGSKFQGIFDSIVSRGKKVKKEELHFKAKVKDMEPNHEKEEKMTKSVEKENSKHKEDKGLKHKEKDKEKHEDSEIGEMKNKEEKKENKEKMYKDEKGDENTEKKKEKDKEVEMKKEGNHEDKKVVKE